The Delphinus delphis chromosome 13, mDelDel1.2, whole genome shotgun sequence DNA window ATATGAAAGACATGTAAGTTCTGAACTCAGAggtatttacctttttattaccCAGATCCTATTCTTGGTTTTTGAAGTGGATACCTAAAGAGTACATATGAAGTAGAATTGTCCAATAAGGAAGCTCCAGGCTCAGGTTATGGTTACCAAGTGAGAAAGGAAAGTTTTTTCCCTTCCAGTGAAATTGTAAAGAAAGGGGAAATGCAAcaaattccttttattcttcactttaataaatttaaaagcatcgcaaatgaaattaataaattatagtgGAGTAGaatatataaatttctttataatttaatcATGTCATATAGAATATATGTGaagtattttaatgtaaatttttttgaattttattttattttttatacagcaggttcttattagttatccattttatacatattagggtatatatgtcaatcccaatctcccaattctaaTGTAAATTTTGAAtgcataatttcatttataaaatacaaaaataggcaCAGCTAATCTTGATTATAGATGTTAGGATAGTCTTACCCATGAGGGTTGAGTGTTTCTTGATTTGGCTGGTGGTTACATGGGTatgttcaatttgtaaaaattaatcAGTTATACGTCTATGACTTGTGTACTTTATACACTTATGATTtatgtacttttgtttgtttcttaaattttggccacactgcgcagcatgtgggatcttagttccccagccagggatcgaacctgcaccccctgcattggaaggtggagtcttagccactggaccgccagggaagtcccgatttaTGTACTTTTGTTGTGTATATCATACTTaaacaaaaagtaataaaacagaatgaaacaaaatGCAGCCTTAGCCCTTAGCAACTTATTTCTACTAGGAGAGACAAGCAAGAAAACCTCCATTTGTTGTTgtccttcattcctttgtatAGATTCCTATGCCCATTTggattcattttccttctgcctgaagaacttcctttcacATTTCTTGTAGTTCTAGTTTGTTGATGATGAATCCTTTCAGCTCTTATACATCTGAAAAATTCCTATTTcgcctttgtttttgaaagttatttttattagGTACAGAATCCTAGgttgacatattttttctttcagccctTGAAAGATGTTAGACTAGTATCTTTTTGCTTACATTGTTTCTGATGGGAAATCTGCTGTCAtccatatcttttttattttgtatgtaattttccctcctctggctgctcttaagatttttttttttaaacactggttCTGAACAGTTTGATTTGATATGCTTTGTGCAGTTTTCATCATGTTTCTTGTGTTTGACGTTCATTGAACTTcttggtttatagttttcatcaaattttgaaAGCTTTTGCCCATTAtttctgcaatttttttcttctgttccctgCTCTCTACTTTCCTGCAGGGACTTCTGTAGGCATATATTAGGTCCCTTGAAGTTGTCCTACAGCTTAGTGAAACTCTGTTAAATTTTTGACAGGTGCAGcatctcctttatttatttttaatttattattattttttaaagaagatgttgggggtaggagtttattaatttattttttatttatttttgctgtgttgggtcttcgtttctgtgcgagggctttctctagttgtggcaagcgggggccactcttcattgcggtgtgcgggcctctcactattgtggcctctcttgttgtggagcacaggctccagacacgcaggctcagtagttgtggctcacgggcccagttgctctgcagcatgtgggatcttcccagaccagggctcgaacctgcatcccctgcatcagcaggcagactcttaaccactgtgccacaatttttattggagtatagttgatttgcaatgttgtgttagtttcaggtgtacagcatagtgaatcaattatacacatacatatatctactcttttttagattcttttcccatataggccgttacggagtactgagtagagttccctgtgctatacagtaggtccttattagttatctgtcttatatatagtagtgtgtatgtcaatcccaaacttccaatttaTCCTCCCCTGAAGCTctgttaaattgaaaaaaaattctcctttatCCGTTTTTTATTTTGGGTAGTTTACTTTGCTATATGTTcaaattcactaatcttttcttctgcaatttcTGATTTGTCATTAATCCTTTGTAATGTATTTTTAGTTCAgacatttcagttttcatttctagaagtttgatttgggtcttttaaaaataattttatttctttatatatctgtCTAAAAATATGGAATACACCTATAATAACTGCTTTAATGTCCTTATCTATTAATTCTAGTATCTATGTCAGTTATGGGTGGTTTCAACTGATTGGTTTTTCTCTGCATTATGGGTCTTATTTGCATGCTTCTTGGCATGGCTGATAATTCTTAATTGGATTCCAGACATTATACATTTTACCTTGCTGGGGACTGGATATTtttatgttctataaatattcttgagctgtGTTCAGAGCTTCCATTAAGTTACTTGGAAGTGGTTTGGTCCTTTCAgatcttgcttttaagatttgtgaGGCAGGATCCAAGCAGTATTTGGTATAGGGCTACCTATTTCTGACTACTGAGGCAAGACCTTTCTGAATATATTACCCAGTGCCCCGTGAATTGAGTTTTGTcagtctggctggtgggaacaAAGTCTGTAACTGGCCCCTTGTGACCCCTGGGTATTGTTCCTTCTAATCTTTTTTGAGTGGTTCTTCTTCCTGTCTGAGAACATTTCCCCACATACTGTGCTGGTCAGTACCCTGGTAAATACTTGAGCAGGGCCCTTTGCAGCTCTGAAGCACAGAGTTCCATAATACCCTCTATACAATCACTGTTATCTACACACTCCTCTGTTGGCCCAAAGAATTCATTGGGGCTTTTAGCTCcctccacctttttctttttctttttctttttttttttttttgactgtgccacttggcatggcatgtgggattttagttcccccaccagggatcaaaccctcgccccctgcagtggaagcatggagtcttaaccactagaccaccagggaagtcccttccctgACCTTTCGATTATCATTTTCTCATGGAAAATGCAGCTTCTTAACTGGCTTCAGAAAGAAGGGGCGATACCGGACTGGTGACAATTTTTATGCAAACTGGGCTTTCCCGTcctcatctattcattcatcccACACTGATTTATTTTGAACCAGGCACCCATTTAGGTGTTGGGGATATATCAGTgaaaatacagacaaaaatccttACCCTCATGGTGCTTGTATTTTTCCTGGGAGCAGGGGCGGGGAGAGGAAAGTAAAcagtataaataagtaaataaaactacATAGCATTTTAGAGGTTGATCATTGctactgagaaaaacataatagCAGGGAGGAAATGTGTTAGAGGTAGAGGTTGCAATGTAAACCTCAGGGGTAGGGCTCACTGAGGAAGATGCATTGGAGTAAACAAAAGGAGCCTCTGAGGGAAGAATGGTTCATGCCCAGGAAACCCATGCAAGAATCAGAGGGTGTGTGTACGGTGTATTTGATGCCAGATAGGGTGGAGCAGAGTGAGCTAGGGGTGGAGGGAGTAGCAGAAgccttcttctctcctccccctggttccttcacttcctttttattttctttaccatcTTCTTTTAATATAGTTTGTTTTCCCTCACTCCCCTACCTTCCCACCATCACAATTGGTCATGCCAAAGACTTATGGCTCTTTTCAAGGACCTGGCTATTAGTTTTTCTTATCAAGTCTATTTGACCCAGAAGCATGACTCCAGAGTGGAAGTTATGGAAACACCTAGGAGAGGGTATATCACAGATGTATTTCAGGTTCATGGTTTCAGGTTCTGAAACTCCTTTGGAAGGAGGCGCAAAACCACTCAACAAGACAGAGGAACTGAGCGTGACGTTCGTATTAAACCATCCCAAAGAACTCAAGGTGACAGCAGGTGAcattcattaaaacaaaagaaatagactTGAGCCTGTTTTCAATTAACTGCTATTTCAAGCAGCTCCAGAGGTTTTGAAAACACCTTTCTCTTTTATCTAATTCAGAAAGTTTGTGAAAAACATTATCAATAAATAGACAATGGCATCTGTAATGCAAATGATTGGTGGCATCCCGCTCTTCTTTCCCATCCAGGGGAGGAAATGAGCGTGTATGTGGAAAATGCTCCTGTCGGGAACATTGGAAGCCAAACTCTGGgccaaaatataataaatttctcTGTTTTGAAGATACTTTGATTTATCTCAGGTGATCCTGAGATACCacgggtgcacacacacacacacacacacacacacacacacacacacacacacacccctttgaGATGGAAGGCACCATAAGGAAGCTTAGAGAATTacacccattatcttgtaataacctataatggagtataatcttcgaaaacactgaatcactatggtgtacacctgaaactaacacaatactgtaaatcaactatacttcaattaaaaaaataatatgccaGAAATATTTAGAATcctaaaagatatatatacacacacacatatacatacatacacatagagttaaaatgtaaaacaagcaGGCAATTTGAACTACAGGTAAGAACTGACCATACAACTCTTCTTCTCGATGGTGTCTTGTCTCTCACATTTGTATGTACATCTAGGTACAGGACACTAAGTTCTGCATTTCCTTACACTGGTTCTAAAACAACACCTTTATATCCTCATGtcgcctttcttttttttttttttaggttgtttccctcgcttgcctattgtaaatagtgcttcaatgagtattgggtgcatgtatcttttcgaattatagttttgtctggatatatgcccaggattgggattgcaggatcatatggcaactccattttaagttttttgaggaacctccatactgttctccatagtggctgtaccaatttacattcccaccagcagtgtaagagggttctcttttctccacaccctctccagtatttgttatttgtagactttttaatgatggtcattctgactggtgtgaggtagtacctcattgttgttttgatttgcatttctctaataattagcaatgttgagcatcctttcatgtacctgttggccatctctatgtcttctttggagaaatgtctatttaggtcttctgtccatttttgattgggttgtgtttttttgttattgatttgtatgagctgtttatatattttggaaattgagcccttgtcagtcacatcatttgcaaatatcttctcccagtctgtaggttgtcttttcatttagtgTATGGTTTCATTGCTGTACAGCAGCtcataagtttgattaggttccatttgtttatttttgcttttatttctattgccttgggagactgacctaagaaaaacgattggtatgatttatgtcagagaatgttttgcctatgttctcttctaagagtttcatggtggcatgtcattttttttttacaataattatctttaaaatatacattaaaaaatttattttatttatttattatacagcaggttcttattggttatctattttatacatattcagtgtatatatgtcaatcccaatctcccatttcatcccaccaccagcacccctgccccgctttcccaccttggtgtccatacgtttgttctctacatctgtgtctccatttctgccttgcaaaccagttcatttgtaccatttttctagattccacatatatgcattaatatacaatatttgtttttctctttctgatttacttcactttgtatgacagtctagGTGCATCCAcatgtctacaaatgacccaacttcattcctttttatggctgagtaatattccattgtatatatgtaccacatcttctttatccattcatctgttgatgggcatttaggttgcttccatgacctggctattgtaaatagtgctgcaatgaacattggggtgctcaTGTCATCTTGTTTTGGGAGAATGAAGGGTTTCCTTcaatcttccctttcctttcttttatctttactaTTGTTCTTCATGATAGGTTAACTTGGTTCTCATATGGAAAATGGGAATTCCTTCCAAGTGCCTTCATAAAATATGAAGATATCCAACAAAATAAGATTTCAACCGAGCGTCCACTTAATAGATTATTTTCTTAGTGAGTAGACCACCTGTCTGAAATGTCAATACAACTGAAAACCCCTATAAGGCTAAAGGAAAAGGAACCCAGTTCAGTCATTTTCCACAATGAAGCAGTTTCTGTGCTGAGTTGAATCACTCAGGTATTTGTTCATTTGGTGAAGGGTAGCAGTTAAAGTCAGGGGTTATGAAATCACATTGCTTGGTTTCAAATCCAGTTTTTCCCTTACTTGGGCTAATAATGTCTCCTTTTTGAACTTCAGATTCCTTATCTGCTAACTCAGCATGGTGCCTACCTCATAAAGTTTCtgtgaaagttaaatgagatgatatatgtaaTACACATAGCACAATGTCCGGCATCTGGTAATTGCACAATACCTATTAGCTGTTATTAATTTCCTTGAGTTAAACATGTGAGCCATTGGTCAACCCTGGATGttgtgaaaaatacaaagatCGACTTCCCACACAGTCCCAGTCCTCAGGAGAAACAAGTTGACGTATGACAACGATATAAAGTAGGATATATTTGTACATGAGACAGGGAGAGATGAGTGAAGTTCCAGGAGAGGGCAAGTGACAGAGGGGTCACATCTACCCAGGAAGTTCCAGGAAAGATGATAAGGAGGATGCCACTTTTTAAACTAAGTGAAGAATTAGAAGGAATTAAATAGACTTCTCCGTAGAAGAGAGGAGGATATTCTAGGAAGAAAGAATGTTGTTGGCAAAGGCAAAGAGATGTGACAATGTGAGATGTGTATGGGGGAAGGGTGGCCCATCCTGTTTGGGTTGGGTCATGAACACAAAGATGATGTGTGCTGTACATGGCTGGAAATACATGTTGGGACCTGAACTTAATTTGGAAAGTAATAAGAAGCCATTGAAGGTACGACGTTTGTgacagctattttaaaaatggtatttaaagaATGTGTATGAGATCAGTCCTGAGTTTGTTGATGAAATACCATGAATTTCTAAATTATAATCCATCTCTTTTTGGTCAGTTCAGAGAGTTCATTGTGTTGTGTTCCTATGTCTCTTCGTATTCACTGATATGTGCTATTTTTCTTTACCCTCATTTTTTCCCTGTACAGGTGTGATCTCCATTCCTTTGTACATCCCTCACAGGCTGTTCAACTGGAAGTTTGAAGATAACATCTCTGCATTTTGGCTCACTATTGACTATCTTTTGTGCACAACATCTGTGTATAACATTGTACTCATCAGCTTTGATCAATACCAGTCAGTCTCAAATGCTGTAAGTCAAAATATTAATTTACCCTCCTTAGAAGATTatatacttgtaaattttgggtccccaagcaaaacatttttttgtttaattggcAAAACTTAGAGAAGCCTGTTACCCTTTTGTTATCTAGCACTAAGTTTTCATTGGTGCTTAGTGAACATTTTCTGTGTGATTTGGTTAGGTCACTGTCTTATGTACCACTAAAATGGGAAGGTGTCCACCAAAATCCAAGGCAAGTTGTGAGAAGTGGTAAATCGAATCCATAGTAGATTGGATATGCATGAGTCTCACAGTAGGTTCATCTGTTCAACTCCTTAGACAACTTGAGACCTGAATGTTTTCTTCAGGATGGAACTTGGTGGGTGATTAGAAAGACTCCCAGACTTCTGAATGTCAcgagaaaattaattttgaatgacCAAAGGAAAAGACAGTATACAGGGAAGCTATAGGTTATACAGTAGCACTAACCAGAAACTAACCAGTGCCAGTTTAGGACCCATGCCAAGAAAGTTTGAACTTACCCAAGATTTAGAACAGTCTCATCAACTAGTTCGTGACAGTTCTTAAGCTAAATTTATCAGCAATAGAATAAAGGAGAGAATAAGGTTGATGTTAATAAGGATGAGGGGTGGGAAGAGGCCACAGAAACATGGACGGTGAGCTGAAGTCTTTGAGACCTAGATGGGAAACTTCCTTCACTCCTGAGTTCCAGGGACCCAAATGTGTGGGAAACGACTCTGCGACAGGGATTTTGCTAAGGACACAAAACTGAATCTCCAGAGTCTTTCCTTTTGAGGAGCATAACAGTCTAATGTGGAGACAGATCCATAAACAAAGGGACTAAGTGTGGTGCTGGAGGCATTGAGAGGACAGTGACAGTTCCGTCCTGGGAGAGTTGTGCAGCTTGGAGGCAGACAGGATTGGGAGGGTGCACTGGACAAGGCAAGGATAAACTGCTGTAACGAAGAGACTCCAAAATGCTGAGACCAAACAAGACAGAAGCTAACTTTTCTCTCATAGAACAGTTCAGGAAGATGGGAAGGCTCTGCTCCAGGAACTCACCCAGGGATCCAGGCTCTGTACCCTCTAGAGCAGGGACCTATGGTGTCTGTTGCAACTgctcaaataaaactttattatccAAACAGGTCGTGGGCCACACTTGTTCCATGGACAGTGGTTTGCTGACCCCCACCCACCCTAAGTCATTAACCTCCTCTGCATGCTCCAAATCATGCTGTTGTCACTCCAGGTTCTAGAAAGGAAGGGCAAAAGGCAGAAGTCCAGGGTAAGGGATTTTCTTTTAACCAAGTAGTGCAGAATCACACAATCATTTCCACTCACCTTTCATTGGTGAAATTTAGTCATGTGGTCTTACCTtactgcaagggaagctgggaagtgCGGCCTCTAGCTGAGCTGCCATATGGCCAGGAGGAAGTAGAGAATGGATGTGGTGGGACAGCCAGACACTTGACATTGAGTACTTTATTGGCACCAGAGTCCACTGCAGTTTGTTCTGGACGAACCCTGGAGAGAGTACAGATCAGTTTGGATTAGCCATCAGAAGCCTATAATCTCATATTTTTCAAACAGATAGTAATCCATTACTGAGTCATGAAATCAGTTCAGTGGGTTATTACGTCACTTTTTCGTAGAatgaaaaaatatggaaagaagtACAACAGAACTTAAGTTAGAGTATAAACTATCAGAGTACCTTGTGCATAATAAAGGTAAGTATTGTTTTATGAATACTTCTGTCTGTATACTTCATTAgggtataaaatgtatttctcactttAGGTCACAGTCAAAATGTTTGAAAAGCAGTGCTCTGATTAATAATCTTTCTTTAACTAAATCTTTaatttgtactttaaaattttcctttctctctgggttttctttttaatcttcacTGAGTGTTCCTAGTTAGTGTTCACTGGGACATTCTTCACGGAACATCCAAGCTCTTGAGGCAACCCCAGCTTTGTGTTAGGGTAAGGGATGGCTTGCCCAGTTAGAAAAAGGGCTTAGAAGTTACAGAGAGTTGAGGAGTGATGTCCAGAGGGAAAATGGGCGGGCTTGTTTCTTGGTCTTGCCCTGAGATATTCCCCTGGCAATGGAGGCTGTAAACTTGGTGAGGGTTAGGTCAGCTGGATCCGGGTCCCTGGTACACAGCACAGAGTCAAGTGTAAAAAGTGCTCCACGCATGAGTGTATGAATGCTCACGGGGGTGCTCAGGCAGCACTCGCACCTCTGTTGGCTGAGTTCCAACACAGCTGTATGAAGCCAGAAGGAAGCCTTTAAAGACCACAGGAGCTCATAGGAAGTGATCATGCGGAATTGAGCTCTTGCTGTAGCTAAAAGTAGAGGAGACAGTGTAATAGGGGAAGGCGGCAGGCTGGGCTTGGGAAATGGAAATCTGACAATAGTTTGGGGAAGGAAGGCTCGATGCAGATGGCAGTATATGACAGGCACTTAGAACGGCTCAATCCCATCTCGTTATTAATACCAGCAAGTTCCAGGGGTTGCTCTGCCTCACAAAAGAAACCGGATTGACGGAATGTTTGGATATCTtattggggtggggaaggaagcaggGTAAGAGACAACATCCTGAATAATGGACATATTCTGTAGTGGGTGAGAAGTGGGCCACTGATGGATTTCAGGGAGGCACGGGCCTGGATTTAAGCAATGCTTGAACTGTTATCAGTTAAGAATGCTACCCAGAGATGAAGAGATTGGCATCATCTTCTCAATTCCCTTGGATGTCCATTATCCCATTTGACCTTATGCATAATAGAAAAGAGATTACTTTCCAGCATATTGCATCATATCATTACAAAGGCTGAACAGAgcaattaaaaaactaaatgcaGTTTATGACCATCTGGGTATTGTTACCATCTTCATAATCATTAGATTTAGCGCAAGTATTAATTAGTGGTATGAGAAGCAGAAGGCAAAAAAATGTATTGTACATGGGAGTTTGTGGTCAGCACCATAGGCATTTTAGCTTAGCCTCAGAAATACCAGTAAtttggaaaaagacaaaaaaagaaaaccccacttctctgcattttttaaaaataatttttttttttttaaaccagcctCCTTTTACCTCTAGCCAATTGGTGAGCCCTTCCCAGCATGTACAATCCATCAGAGAAAGACAGTGCTGGGCATTGTTACACCcctttaataaaaatgagaaaccaCTTTAGAACAAGACTTGAAAACTCACAGAGAAAATAGCACTTGAGAGATGGTGAAAGGGAAGTGTGTTCCAACTTCATGGGTAAATCATTTCCTTTCCCTTGAGTGCAAAAGGCAGAGAAACATGGAATATTTGGGCTGGAAGGAATCTTACTGACCTAAAAGGTGTCCAGACAGGTTGTGTGCTCTAGGTACCCTTAAGAAAGTCTTGGGTCATACGTTTATCCCTCATACAGGGTGGTTGGCATTTTAGATTTCTTATAGAAGATTTCAGAATCAATCAAAAGTCATGGGTCTTGTGATCCAAGAGCAATCCTCCCTCAGAGAATCCCATTTTCCCTTACAGAAGCCTGTCTTTGTGACCAAGTGGACTTAGAACATTTTTCACCCCTATAAAAAGACCGTGGCACGCACCACAGCCATGTCTCCCCAGTGGCTGGCCACCACTGCTTTGGCACCATTTTTGTCGGGTAGATACGTCTGTAGAAATAAATGATTTGGTCACGCTCAGTAACACTGTAGTATCTCCCCACAGCTggtttaaactttctttttgtgCGTCATCTTGTGGGAGTAACATAAGAGTTCTTCTCTTTTTGACCCCACCTTGAAGGCTCAGCATAAACTGCAGAGTAGATTCTTCCTAAATACCGGATTTAGAAAAGCCAGTgccttttaaacttttctgtgaCTTCAGTGATAAATGCATTTTACACTATGATTCAGTACACACATTTCTCGTTCTCTATGTACATCTATATTCCCAAAGCAAAAGTTTCATCAAACAATACATATCTTTAGGATGTGTGATGCATTCTGACACTGATTATtccaattcattaaaaaaaattgctgctCATGATCCATCTGGCAAGTTAAAAACACcgtgaaagggcttccctggtggcgcagtggttgagagtccgcctgccgatgcaggggacgcgggttcatgtcccggtccgggaagatcccacatgctgcggagcggctgggcccgtgagccatggccgctgagcctgcacgtccggagcctgtgctctgcaacgggagaggccacaacagtgagaggcccacgtaccgcaaaaaacaaaacaaaacaaaacaaaaaaacaccgtGAAAATGGGCATTTCGTTTCAGTTAACAGTTCAGGTTAGTGTCTGTGGACTAGGAAGACTGCATTCTTATTTTAGATATTGACCTTGACATTTTCTATAGTGTCAGAGGTTTAACCTTGAACTGCTAAGAAAGTCTACATCTTGGCCCAGGGTCCACCGAAATTGAACCCTCTGCCCTGGCCCAGATCATGTTACCCAAATTCAGTGAATATCCCCGCTTTGCACATCCCTGAAACTCCTGAGGGCCGATGGTACGCTTTGTGCAATCAACATATGCTCATTGTATTGAAAATAACTTCCTTGGTTTCTTTTAGGTACCTTACAGAGCTCAGCACACTGGGATCTTGAAGATTGTGGTTCTGATGGTGGCCGTCTGGGTAGTGGCTTTCTTAGTGCATGGGCCAATAATTCTAGTTTCAGAGGCCTGGAAGAATGGGAAGGGGGATTGTGAACCTGGATTCCTAACGGAATGGTATATCCTTGCCCTCATGGTGCTGTTGGAATTCATGATCCCAGTCTTGTTGATGGCTTATTTCAACATGTATATTTACTGGAGCCTATGGAAGTATGGTAATCTCAGTAGGTGGCACTCTAGATTCACTTCTGTCTCTTCCAGTAGCTATGGACGCTCATTCAGGAGTGGACTGTTTTCAAGGACATCTTTTTCTAACCCAGAGGAAGCAGCAGCATCCCTTCGTTCAGAGAAACCAAGAAGAAAGAGCAGGCTCTTGTTTTCCTTAATAGCCCAGCCAAATAGTGTAACTGCTTCCAAAACGGGCTCCCTCTCCCATTCAGATTCCCTTGTTCTTCAACAAAGCGAACATCTTGAGCTGTGCAGAGGCAGGAAATTAGCCAAGTCACTGGCCATTCTCTTAGGTGTTTTTGCCACTTGCTGGGCTCCCTACTCTCTGTTCACAATTATTCGTTCAATGTTCAATATCCCCCACAGACCTCAGTCTGTCAGCAACAGCTGTGTATGAGTTCACATTTTGGCTTCAGAGGTTCAATTCCTTTGACAATCCTTTTTTGTATTCGCTGTGTCACAGGCGTTTTCAGAAGgctttcttgaaaatattttgtgtgaAAAAGCAGTCCATACCATCACACAATCGGTCAACGTCCTCTTAATCTTTGTGCCTATGTAAATTTCAGTCTTGCTCTCACCTAAATGAATCTGGCTTTCATCTTGCCCTTTCCACTCTActgaaaaaatccagaaaatcatAACActtgaaaacttgaaaaaaaaatacctggaaccTAGAAGTCAGTGGAAAATTATTCCGGTGAATAACAACAGCATAAttagaaattgacagtaatattTTTGTAAACTCATAATCACAAAAGCACTATATTTTTCTTAGTCATCacctcttctttgtcttttagatgttaAATAACGTTGATTGTGAAATTCAAGAATTTTGGTTTTCTATGTTCAGTGTTTGCTACAGTCTTAAGtgaatttcccttttttattttacagtgatGAAAACTCGTCACGTTTTAAGATCATTCCCTAAAGTATACAGTAGAAAAAAAGAGCTCTTGTGCCCTCTTTGCTGGGGGTGGGTAACTGTTATGGTCACTGAGCAGGCGAATTAGGGTTTGAGTTGGCAGGACGGGGGTTGAGGGTGCCAGATAGAAGAGCAGAGGGCATGTGTACTTCCAGACTCCATATTCCTGATCCTAGAAAAGAAGGAAGTGTGAGACGAGGGAGGAAAAAGGAGGTCACTGCAGCTCTCAAAGGTCCTCAATGAAGTTATCTTGGAGGCTTCAGCAATCAGAAGATGTCAGGGTGAGGGACAGGCAATGGGTTGAAAGGATGgctttccattttccttcctgCCCCCTTCTCCTAACTTCCACATCAGCTCAAACTTCTCTGtgagaaaatatggaagaaagagaaaggctaAGAGATGCAAAAGGACTATATGATGTACCTGGTGTAACATTCACAGAACTAGTACATgtcaataattatgaaaaaaatatatttct harbors:
- the HRH4 gene encoding LOW QUALITY PROTEIN: histamine H4 receptor (The sequence of the model RefSeq protein was modified relative to this genomic sequence to represent the inferred CDS: deleted 1 base in 1 codon); this translates as MVSGSETPLEGGAKPLNKTEELSVTFVLNHPKELKVTAGVISIPLYIPHRLFNWKFEDNISAFWLTIDYLLCTTSVYNIVLISFDQYQSVSNAVPYRAQHTGILKIVVLMVAVWVVAFLVHGPIILVSEAWKNGKGDCEPGFLTEWYILALMVLLEFMIPVLLMAYFNMYIYWSLWKYGNLSRWHSRFTSVSSSSYGRSFRSGLFSRTSFSNPEEAAASLRSEKPRRKSRLLFSLIAQPNSVTASKTGSLSHSDSLVLQQSEHLELCRGRKLAKSLAILLGVFATCWAPYSLFTIIRSMFISPTDLSLSATAVYEFTFWLQRFNSFDNPFLYSLCHRRFQKAFLKIFCVKKQSIPSHNRSTSS